A section of the Bdellovibrionales bacterium genome encodes:
- a CDS encoding alpha/beta hydrolase: protein MKNALILHGTNSTPESNWFPWLKGELEKRGYKVWVPQLPDADAPNIKRYNEFIFASDWEFNEESVLIGHSSGSVAIYGILSKLPERVLVKQAILVGTFKDDLGWPNLGGLFEEPFDYAKIKTKAKMFSLLHSDNDPHCPLEGAQYLAKELDGELTIVPGAEHFSVKAGGERFRQLPVILELLDHGKSSH, encoded by the coding sequence ATGAAAAACGCTCTCATTCTTCATGGGACAAACTCCACGCCGGAGAGTAATTGGTTTCCGTGGCTGAAAGGCGAACTTGAGAAACGGGGATACAAAGTGTGGGTTCCGCAACTGCCGGACGCCGATGCACCGAATATAAAAAGGTACAACGAATTTATTTTCGCTTCCGATTGGGAATTTAATGAAGAGTCGGTGCTGATAGGGCACTCCTCAGGCTCGGTGGCGATTTACGGCATACTTTCAAAACTGCCTGAGCGCGTACTTGTGAAACAGGCGATTCTCGTTGGCACATTTAAGGATGATTTAGGATGGCCGAACTTGGGCGGGCTTTTTGAAGAACCGTTTGACTACGCAAAAATAAAAACAAAAGCAAAGATGTTTTCACTCTTGCATTCCGACAACGACCCGCACTGCCCCTTAGAAGGCGCGCAGTACTTGGCAAAAGAACTTGACGGGGAGCTGACCATTGTCCCCGGCGCTGAGCATTTTAGCGTCAAAGCGGGTGGCGAGCGTTTTCGTCAGTTACCTGTTATTCTTGAATTATTGGACCATGGTAAATCGTCACATTGA